The Paenibacillus sp. RC334 nucleotide sequence AGAACAACACAAGGGCCCGCTTCGATAACTGTAACAGCAAGTACGTTACCTTCAGGGGTAAACACTTGAGTCATTCCGAGTTTTTTTCCTAAGATACCTTTCATGTTGACACCTCTTTTCTTTTCCTAATCACAAATTACAATTTAATTTCGATATCTACACCGGACGGCAGGTCCAAGCGCATCAAGGCATCCACAGTTTGTGGAGTCGGGTTAACAATGTCGATCAGACGCTTATGTGTGCGCATTTCGAACTGCTCCCGGGAATCCTTGTACTTGTGTACCGCACGGAGAATAGTAATGATTTGTTTTTCAGTTGGCAGCGGAATTGGTCCGGATACACCTGCGCCCGAACGTTTAGCTGTTTCAACAATTTTCTCAGCGGATTGATCAAGAATTCTGTGGTCGTAAGCTTTCAAACGAATACGAATCTTTTGCTTTGCCATTTTAGTCCCTCCTTCTATCGCCCAATTTGGTATCGGACATACTCCGTGAAAATTTTCCGACATCCCTCCCATGGCAAAGGGGCCGGGTGTGTCAGTAACCTCTCACATCATCGCACAGTCACAAACAACATTAGTTATTATATCTAATAGTTCTGCCTATTGCAAGCAAAAACGAAAAAACAATGTATCTTATTTTGAAAAGACACAATTGCACTCGCAGCTCGCGATTTATTCAAGAGAAAAGCCCCCGCACTAGGGCGGGGGCTTTTTTCAGCTCCGTTCCAATACAATGTTACTCGTTCCAGTACAATGTTGCTTTATTTAAAAGCCAAAGCCTTCTTATTTAGAGATTGTTGCTACCGCACCGGCGCCAACTGTACGTCCACCTTCACGAATAGAGAACTTAGTTCCTTCTTCGATAGCGATTGGGTTGATCAGTTGAACAGTAACTGTGATGTTGTCACCAGGCATTACCATTTCGGAACCTTCTGGCAAAGTGATGATACCAGTTACGTCAGTTGTACGGAAGTAGAACTGTGGACGGTAACCAGTGAAGAAAGGTTTGTGACGTCCACCCTCTTCTTTAGTCAAAACGTAGATTTGAGCAGAGAATTCTGTATGAGGTTTAACAGAACCTGGTTTAGCCAATACTTGGCCACGCTCGATTTGTGCACGGTCTACACCGCGAAGCAATGCGCCGATGTTATCGCCAGCTTGAGCAGAGTCAAGCAATTTACGGAACATTTCTACGCCTGTTACTACGGATTTACGGGATTCTTCTTGAATACCGATGATTTCGATTTCGTCGCCCACTTTAACAGTACCACGCTCTACACGGCCTGTAGCAACTGTACCACGACCTGTGATGGAGAATACGTCCTCGACAGGCATCAAGAAAGGCTTGTCAGTGTCGCGTTCTGGAGTTGGGATGTAAGTGTCGATTGTTTCGAACATTTCAACGATTTTCTTAGCATAGTCGCCCTCTGGGTTTTGCAGAGCTTCACGAGCGGAACCGCGAATGATTGGAGTGTCGTCGCCTGGGAAGTCATATTCGCTCAGCAAGTCACGAACTTCCATTTCAACCAGTTCCAACAACTCTTCGTCTTCAACCATGTCACATTTGTTCAGGAATACAACGATGTAAGGAACGCCTACTTGGCGGGACAACAGGATGTGCTCGCGAGTTTGCGGCATTGGGCCGTCAGCTGCGGATACAACCAGAATCGCTCCGTCCATTTGTGCAGCGCCAGTGATCATGTTTTTAACATAGTCGGCGTGACCTGGGCAGTCAACGTGTGCATAGTGACGGTTAGGTGTTTCGTATTCCACGTGTGCTGTGGAGATTGTGATACCGCGTTCGCGCTCTTCTGGAGCTTTATCGATTTGGTCGAATGCTACAGCAGCACCACCGTAAGTTTTGGACAATACAGTTGTGATTGCAGCAGTCAAAGTAGTTTTACCATGATCGACGTGACCAATAGTACCGATGTTAACGTGCGGTTTGTTACGTTCAAACTTAGCCTTTGCCATTTGAACAATTCCTCCTCAATAACTTGTTTTATTTTTAGGCTGCCGGCTTTCTCTTGGAAAAACCTTGATTATACCGGTCAGCTGATACATTGTATTACTCGCCGCCTTTGGTTTTAGCAA carries:
- the tuf gene encoding elongation factor Tu, with the translated sequence MAKAKFERNKPHVNIGTIGHVDHGKTTLTAAITTVLSKTYGGAAVAFDQIDKAPEERERGITISTAHVEYETPNRHYAHVDCPGHADYVKNMITGAAQMDGAILVVSAADGPMPQTREHILLSRQVGVPYIVVFLNKCDMVEDEELLELVEMEVRDLLSEYDFPGDDTPIIRGSAREALQNPEGDYAKKIVEMFETIDTYIPTPERDTDKPFLMPVEDVFSITGRGTVATGRVERGTVKVGDEIEIIGIQEESRKSVVTGVEMFRKLLDSAQAGDNIGALLRGVDRAQIERGQVLAKPGSVKPHTEFSAQIYVLTKEEGGRHKPFFTGYRPQFYFRTTDVTGIITLPEGSEMVMPGDNITVTVQLINPIAIEEGTKFSIREGGRTVGAGAVATISK
- the rpsJ gene encoding 30S ribosomal protein S10, coding for MAKQKIRIRLKAYDHRILDQSAEKIVETAKRSGAGVSGPIPLPTEKQIITILRAVHKYKDSREQFEMRTHKRLIDIVNPTPQTVDALMRLDLPSGVDIEIKL